A part of Quatrionicoccus australiensis genomic DNA contains:
- the tcdA gene encoding tRNA cyclic N6-threonylcarbamoyladenosine(37) synthase TcdA: MSLEQDRRFGGVARLYGHEGAQRLREAHVCIVGIGGVGSWSAEALARTGVGRITLIDLDMVAESNTNRQIHALGDIYGKAKVDAMAERMQAINPGCQVTCIEDFVTLDNVDRMLDQDFSVVIDAIDQVRAKAAMIAFCRRRQLPIIVGGAAGGQLDPTQIRSSDLSQTIQDPLLAKVRSLLRKEYGFPRDGKGKFNVPAVFSTEPLRYPDSTASCATDRGPAGLNCAGFGSSVCVTSVFGMVAAAQAIKLITEQ, encoded by the coding sequence ATGAGCCTGGAACAAGATCGCCGTTTCGGCGGCGTAGCGCGACTTTATGGACACGAAGGAGCGCAACGTTTGCGCGAAGCGCATGTCTGCATAGTCGGAATTGGCGGCGTTGGCTCATGGTCGGCGGAAGCACTAGCCCGCACCGGCGTCGGCCGGATTACGCTGATTGATCTCGACATGGTTGCCGAATCGAATACCAACCGGCAAATACATGCACTGGGCGACATCTACGGCAAAGCCAAGGTCGATGCCATGGCCGAACGCATGCAGGCGATCAATCCGGGTTGCCAGGTCACCTGCATTGAGGATTTTGTCACGCTGGACAACGTTGACCGCATGCTGGATCAGGACTTCTCGGTCGTGATCGATGCAATCGATCAGGTGCGCGCCAAGGCCGCCATGATTGCTTTTTGCCGGCGCCGACAATTACCGATCATCGTTGGTGGGGCGGCCGGTGGCCAACTCGACCCGACCCAGATTCGCAGCAGTGACCTCAGCCAGACCATTCAGGATCCGTTGCTCGCCAAAGTGCGCTCCTTGCTGCGCAAGGAATATGGCTTTCCCCGCGACGGCAAAGGCAAATTCAACGTGCCAGCGGTATTTTCCACAGAGCCATTGCGGTACCCGGACAGCACGGCAAGCTGCGCAACCGATCGCGGTCCGGCCGGACTCAACTGCGCCGGTTTTGGCTCATCAGTCTGCGTAACATCGGTTTTCGGGATGGTTGCGGCCGCCCAAGCAATCAAATTGATCACCGAGCAGTGA
- a CDS encoding MBL fold metallo-hydrolase, which produces MFDWRDYGNGIVAFDAGYVRPILAAIHMVVENGRVAVIDTGSNDSLPNALAALERLELGPAAVDYVFLTHIHLDHAGGAGRMLQHFPNARLVVHPRGARHMAEPSKLIAGVSAVYGAEYVERVYGEIQPIPAERIIEAADGHVVSLAGRELLCLDTPGHARHHICIVDTRTTGIFTGDMFGLSYRELDVGDRQFIFPTTTPTQFEPDEMRKSIARLLSYRPEAMYLTHYSQVGDVASKADALLHHLDAMVNIALKEKAAGGERHVRIKERTSAYLLSAIRAHGCTLPDSELQSIWATDLELNAQGLGVWLDTLKD; this is translated from the coding sequence ATGTTCGACTGGAGAGATTACGGAAACGGGATTGTTGCCTTCGATGCCGGCTATGTGCGGCCTATCCTGGCGGCAATTCACATGGTGGTCGAAAATGGCCGCGTTGCAGTTATTGATACGGGAAGCAATGACTCTCTTCCCAATGCCCTTGCCGCGCTCGAAAGGCTGGAACTGGGCCCCGCAGCGGTCGACTATGTTTTTTTGACACATATTCATCTGGATCACGCAGGTGGTGCCGGGCGCATGCTGCAACATTTTCCCAATGCACGACTGGTTGTGCATCCGCGCGGTGCCCGGCATATGGCTGAGCCGTCAAAGCTGATTGCCGGTGTAAGTGCGGTCTATGGTGCCGAGTATGTCGAGCGGGTTTATGGGGAAATTCAGCCCATTCCTGCCGAGCGTATTATTGAAGCCGCTGATGGGCATGTTGTGTCACTGGCCGGCCGCGAACTGCTTTGCCTCGATACGCCGGGGCATGCGCGTCACCATATCTGTATTGTCGATACCCGAACGACCGGAATCTTTACCGGAGACATGTTTGGCCTGTCGTATCGCGAACTGGATGTCGGTGATCGCCAATTCATTTTTCCAACGACGACCCCGACCCAGTTCGAGCCGGACGAGATGCGGAAGTCGATTGCACGCCTGCTTTCTTACCGGCCGGAGGCGATGTATTTGACGCATTACAGCCAGGTTGGCGATGTTGCCTCCAAGGCTGATGCCCTGCTGCATCACCTCGATGCCATGGTCAATATCGCTTTGAAGGAAAAGGCTGCGGGTGGCGAACGCCACGTCCGGATCAAGGAGCGAACAAGCGCTTATTTGCTCTCGGCAATCCGGGCGCACGGTTGTACGTTGCCGGACTCCGAACTGCAGTCAATCTGGGCCACCGATCTCGAATTGAATGCGCAGGGGCTTGGTGTCTGGCTGGACACCTTGAAGGACTGA
- a CDS encoding alpha/beta fold hydrolase, protein MTHFFADDGAKLHVKISGEGSPIVMLHGWTSSSQEWFPFLTELNKRHRVYRWDARGHGGHKQDVKTPPTVERMARDLSDLLDHYGLEQVTMVGHSMGALTLWQYIRDYGTKRISRLCFIDQSPKLLTDADWGHGIYGDFNGEKSQEMLGTLNDDFAEGVLKLTAFGLNARAREKYLAGASGWERSRSALRAQDPGPLIKCWESLTKADYRDVLASIDVPSMLIYGGESNFYRTETAHYVADRIPNALLQIYEGTDHSPHQWQRERFVRELMAFIEQPPQAV, encoded by the coding sequence ATGACACACTTCTTTGCCGATGATGGCGCGAAACTGCACGTAAAAATTTCTGGCGAGGGCTCGCCTATCGTCATGCTGCACGGCTGGACCTCGAGCAGTCAGGAATGGTTTCCTTTTTTGACTGAACTGAACAAGCGGCACCGGGTATATCGATGGGATGCCAGAGGCCACGGCGGGCACAAACAGGACGTCAAGACTCCGCCCACGGTCGAGCGAATGGCCCGAGACTTGAGCGATCTCCTGGATCATTACGGGCTTGAACAAGTCACAATGGTTGGGCACTCCATGGGCGCCCTGACCCTGTGGCAATATATTCGCGACTATGGAACGAAAAGAATTTCACGTCTTTGCTTTATCGATCAATCGCCCAAACTGCTCACCGACGCAGATTGGGGTCACGGAATTTACGGTGACTTCAATGGTGAAAAATCGCAGGAAATGCTGGGGACGCTGAACGACGATTTTGCCGAAGGCGTACTCAAGCTTACGGCTTTCGGCCTGAATGCGAGGGCCCGTGAAAAATATTTGGCCGGGGCAAGTGGCTGGGAACGTTCCCGATCAGCTCTCCGGGCACAGGATCCAGGGCCGTTGATCAAGTGCTGGGAAAGTCTGACCAAGGCCGATTATCGCGATGTACTGGCCAGCATCGATGTTCCATCGATGCTGATCTATGGTGGTGAAAGCAACTTTTACCGCACCGAAACAGCGCATTATGTTGCGGACCGGATCCCCAACGCACTCCTTCAGATCTACGAAGGGACGGATCACTCGCCCCATCAATGGCAACGAGAGCGCTTTGTGCGCGAGCTGATGGCCTTCATCGAGCAGCCGCCCCAAGCGGTGTAA